In the Bacillus sp. HSf4 genome, ACTTAGCAGCAAACAAACACGCTGTTAGGGCAATCGTCAGTGATTGTGCATGCCCAGCCGCAGCCTGCAGCTCCTGCTGCTTCCTTCAATTCTTCATCAGACAAAGTGACGACTGTGTTCTTCAATTCTTCCATCTTTTCACCTCCTTTCAATTGGGATTATTACCTGTATTTCCTATTATATGAAAAGAGAGGATGATGTCAAAGGGATTTTTCAAAATAATTCAAGACTTTCAACACCCTTTTAATTTAGTAATTTTCTAGTATAATTAAACCCATTTATTAGGGGTTATTTCGGTATATTTGAATCTATTTCGCATACTCATATGAAAGAAAACGGTTTATTCAATATTCCGAAAAGAGCACAACCTTTTTCATAAAAAGTTTTTTATTATATTTATATAAAGTGGAATTTAAAAAATTTTTTAAAACCCGACTAAACTTATATAAAAACAACAAGATGGAATATTTACACTTTTTGACGCTTTTTTAACCTGAATGTAAAATAAAAAAAGATAGACTCCCATCAGAAGTCCATCTTTTTTTTATTTCGATACGCCGCCATCATGATAAATGGCGTTTTTCAATTGTTTCAAATACTGAAAGCGAATAAACAAGAAATACATGCATTGAATGAGAAGAAATGCACCAAGCACGAATGCTGATTCTTTGATGAGTGAAACACCTGCCGCTTCAAAAACATGCTCCAGTGCAGTAAGTGCAACGGCTCCATGAGTCAGCGCCACGCCAATCGGAACAAAAAACAGCAACATAAGCTGCGTTGTTATGATGTTTGACATCTCTTGTTCGGTTAAACCTAATTTTTCGATTGCCTGCAGCTGAGCCCGGTCATTTTCAAAATCAGTATATATTCTAAAGTATAAAAAGCTTCCCGCAGCAGCAAAAAACACGGCCCCAATGAATAGACCAGCAAACAAAACATGCCCCATTTGCTGTTTTATTTCGTTAAAGTACAGCGCTTTTGCCTGAAAATGATAAGCGTCATCCTTTAAGGAACTTTCCAGTTTATGCTGAATCTCCTTTGAAACCTTTTCAGTCTGCTTCCAGTCCGCGATATCATATGCATAAACTTTTCTTTCATTCTCGCCATTTCCCAGCTGCGCGTATAGATCATCAGATACAATCAGGGCCCCGTTATAGCCGGTGAATTTCAAAAGAGGCGCTGGAACGGCTTGAGATTGAATGACATGAATCTTTTTTTGACTTTCTTCAAGCGTCCATTCACTTTTTTTAGCCGCGCTCATCCCTTTGTTGAAAAGAAAAACGGCTTGGCTTCCGGCAAGATCGATGGATTGTTTATGGCTTTCGATCACTTTATTATAGTCGGAAGCCTTTAATATGGTCAGCTTATTTGAAGTGCTAACATCGGTTTCGTTTTTTATACTCATGATCGTTTTTTCATAATGTATCTTTTCTTTGTTCAGTAAACGTTCGATCATTTGAATATCGTTTTGCTGATGAGAGCCGCCCGCTGGTGATTCATATTGAATGGCAGCCTCGGGTTTATCTTCTTCCATTTGCAGCAATAATGACCTTAATCCAACAAGTGTTCCGATTGCGGTGCACGCTACCGTTGAAACGATCGTTACAATAAAGAACATCCGGGCATTATCCCTCAACCGGTAAGCCAGATCAGAGAGCGTGATCAAATTTGTTTTTTTCCAATAAAATTGTTTTTTCTTCTTTGATAATTTGATGAGGAACACACTGAGTTGTGAAAACAATAAATAAGTGGCAATAATCACAGCTATCGTTACAGGAATCATTGCAGCTAGAACCATGATTCCCCTTACAAGCAATGCAGCCGTATATCCGCCGATCAGCAGCACAACGGCCAAAACAGTCAAAAATGGGGAAACTGCCGGGTCGGGCTTTGGCTTGGCGGTTCCTTTCAACAATGAAATAATGGAACTGTTTTTTAAAATCGCGGCTGTGAAAAAAGAAATAAACAAAAATAGAGCCATGAACGAAAAAAATGTAACCCCTATGGCCTTGAGAGGCCAATAAAACCCGAGGGAATAATCAATGTCCAGCAGCTTGGAACCGAGAGCTAAAATTCCCTGCGAGAGAACAAGTCCGGCCGCAATCCCGGAAATGGTCGAAGCAAATCCAATCAGCAGGTTTTCCAAAAACACAAGAAACTTTAATTGCATATTCGTCATGCCAAACATGCTCATAATTCCAAATTCTTTTTTGCGTGTTTTTAATAAAATGCCCATTGAATACAATATAAAAAAAAATGTAAATACATAGATGATAAACTGGGCAAAATACATTCCTGTCTGTGCTCCCGAACCCAGCGTTCCGCTTTTTTCCAAGTTGAGATTTGGATGAAAGGCGAGCATCGAATAAACGAAAAAGAGCATGACAGAGAAAGCGCTGCTTAGAAAATAGCCGGCATAAAGGCGTTTATTGCGCAACACATTATTGAACACCAGTTGGCGAAAGCTCATCTTTATTTCCTCCTATAGCCGATAAAACCGTCAAAATTCGATTAAAAAACGCTTGTTGATCCTCTTCTTTATAAATTTCGTTATACAGCGTACCGTCTTTAATAAAAATGATGCGGTCGCAATAACTGGCCGCCAATGGATCATGCGTCACCATCATCATGGTCACGCGGTCCTCCCTGTTGATCTTTTTTAAAATTTCCAGCACGTCTTTTGCCGATTTAGAGTCTAAATTCCCCGTGGGCTCATCTGCTAAAATTAATTTCGGTTGATGGATAATGGCACGGGCGATCGCTGTTCTTTGCGATTGTCCGCCCGATATTTCGTACGTGCGTTTGTTTAAAATATGCCCAATCCCGAGTTTTTTCGCGATCGCGACTGCACGTTCTTCCATTTCTTTCACATCCGTTCCCTCAAGCGTGAGGGGCAGCACAATGTTCTCGATGACAGTCAACGTTTTCAAAAGATTAAAGTCTTGAAATACAAATCCCAATTCTCTCCGGCGGAATAGCGCCAATTTCTTTTTGCTGAGGTTGCGGACGTTTTCTCCATTGATCAAAACATCACCGGAATCAGGCGTATCAATAGTCGAAATCACATTTAAAAATGTCGTTTTTCCGCTTCCGGAAGGACCCATGATTCCGACAAATTCACCTTCCTTAACCGTCAGGCCAATATTGGACAATGCCTGATAAGGAACCTTACCATTGTATACTTTTGAAAGATTTTTCACCTTTAAAATATCCACTATTAACACAATCCTTCTAATCAAATTTTAATCGTTAAACCGAACGCGCGGCTGCCGATTCTTTTATGAAAGGATCGCTCTGGAAGGATCTGAACGATCCTTCTCCAGAGCTACTGAACATCACGTCGTCTAAACATGGCAAACCCGATCACAAATATAATAAGAAATGAGATAAGCGAAATGCTTAAAAAGTAAGAGTACCCGGGAAGCTCATTTCCTCCAGTTCCGGGATTGAGTGTCAAAGAAGGAAGCGACCACAGATAATACTTTCCATAAGAGCTGTTTGAAATGACCATACCTGCAATCGATGCTGCCAGACCAACACCGACCGGAACTCCAAGACTGTGAAATCGAATGCTGAGCAGCATTTGCACAGCCAAAATCGGCAAACACGTTATCCAGCACAACAAAACACTGATTGCCAGCGAATGATAAGGGATCGTCCCGATATCAACAATTTTTCCGGCAACAACCATTCCTGCGAAAAAAAACAGCATCGATATACCGACCAATAAAATATGGACAATTGTTTTGGCAACATAAATATGAACGTATTTAATCGGAAGAACAAACAAGTGTTTCCAATTGTTTTCGGAATGTTCAATTCGTGCGAGCCAAACAGCCATTACAGCAATTGATAAAGGAAGCAGCAGCATCGCGTAAAAGACGACGACCTGTCCGAGCAGTTTATCCCAAGGGACTGCATCCCCCTGCAAAAAGACTTCTTTATAGCGTACAAAGTTGAAAGCACCGAAGATAACCATGATCAAAGGTGCAATGATCATCAGCAGCCATACGTATGAACGTTTAAGTTTTAACAGCTCCATCTGCATAACATGCGTAAACTTCATAATTATCATGTACCCCTTTCTATACATCCCTGCGGACAAACTCGCGGCATCCCGCCCATAAGCAAATGATGCCGACAATCAGGGACTGACAGATATACCACATCACATTTGTTCCTTCATTCAAGGTGATCGGCAGTGTCAAATACGGATAAACCCATGGAAGCCAATGTGTAAATGTAGACTGGACGAAAAAGATAGCTGCTACTGTGGCACAAATGGCTACACCAAGAGGAATTCCGGAATTTTTAAATCTGATGCTGAGCCAAAATTGGACTGCAAGGACTGCAAATGTTCCCAAAAGCGCAGCACCGATCGTTTTGACCAGATCATCAACCGGCACAGCGCCGGATAAATTCAACAGCATGGCGCTCGCAATCATTCCGATTCCTAAGATCACCGAGCTGATGATAATAAAAAAGAGAACAAGCGCCACTTTGACAAAATATAAATATCCCCGTTTAAACGGAAGAGAAAACATATACTTCCAGCTGTTGTTTGTGTTTTCGATTGAAACGACCATTCCGGACAGAATAGCGACAAGAATAGGCAAAATCAATAATGCCCACATCGATAAATGCTGTGCAATAAAAATCGTCCAAGGATCAGCCCCCGGTTTGACGACGCTATCGTAGCGCACAAAAAAGTTGGCGAGTTGGAGCAATACAATCAGCAAAGGAGCCAGGATGACCGGAAAAGCAATTCGGCTTTGTTTCAGCTTCATCAATTCTGCTCTCATTATGGTCCAAAACACTTACAGCGCCCCCTTTCCTCCGGTTAATTCAAGGAAGATCTCCTCCAGCGTCCGCACTTTCACAAACAGATGGGAAACTTTCAAGCCATTTTGAACCAGCAGGCTGTTAAGATCAGCCGGATCGTCTTCAAAATCCGGAATGCATAACACATCATGTCTTAAGTCAGCTTTTATTTGTTGTTCGCTGAGAAGTTCTTTCGCCTTTTTCGGATCATTTACTTTAATTTCTAAAACGGGCTTATTCTCATCTTGAAGTTTGGCTAATTTTCCGTGAAACTTTAATTTCCCCGTCTGAATAATGCCGACATGGGTCGCGACCATTTCAATTTCCGCCAGGTTATGACTGGAGATAATGACGGTAATGCCAAAATCCTCCGGCATCCTTTTGATCAGCTGACGAATCTCATGAATCCCGCTCGGATCAAGACCGTTCGTCGGTTCATCAAGGATCAGCAATTCTGGAGAACCGAGCAAAGCCAAGCCGATTCCCAAGCGCTGCTTCATTCCGAGTGAATACTGCTTCACCTGCTTATTGGCCGCTTCCTTAAGGCGGACAATGTCCAGCACTTCCTGAATGCGTTGATCTGATACGCCTAAAATTTTGCTGGACAGCTTCAGATTTTCGTACCCTGTCAAATTTCCATAGTAGGAAGGGGATTCCACCAGGGCCCCGACCTTGCTTAAAATAGCTAACCTATCCTTTGCAAAGGATTTTCCAAAGAGGCGGACCTCTCCTTCCGTCGGCTTCATTAAACCGAGCAGCATCCTGATCGTCGTCGTTTTGCCCGCGCCGTTCGGGCCCAGAAATCCAAATATTTGGCCTCTTTCAATTTCCAAATTAAGGTGATCGACTGAAACCTGCTCACCAAACTGTTTTGTCAATCCTTTTGTCTTAACCAATACTTCGTTGGAGTTCACGATTGATTTCCCCCTTTTTCTTTATTTCATCAATGATTTGAATAAATGCTGTCAATCTAAATAAATTCTTGTGATTCCCCCTTGGCAGTGAACTAAGTGTATTCATATAAGTAGTACACTTAATACAATAATGACACACAAAAGATTTGTCAACAATTTTTCCCAAAAAAAAGACCCCAATTAATGGGGCCTTTCGAATGACCTTTGCAGGATCATATTGTTTTGAAGGGTTTGCAGCTGAAGTCTTTTGCGGTAAATCTCTTCCCTTTGCTGTTCATTGGAAAACAATGAAAGCTTATTTAAATCATTTACGGCATCTTCAAGCTTCTGCTGCGCTTCGCTGTATTCTATCTCATTGTAATGTTCCTGCCTGCTTGCAGTTTCAAATTGAGATAACGCATATTCATAAGCGTCTTCGCTTCTTTGGATGTGTTCTCCGACGGATTGTCTTGTTGCCAAAGAAAACCCCTCCTTAATGGAAAAATCCATCGTGATTAGTTTGACCACTTCAGCCTTTATTCAATAAAGAAAATGATGGGGATTTGTTCAATTCGTATTTATTTGCTACAATTTTAGGATGTGCCATTTATTCTAAGGAGGTTCTTTAGATTTGCATCAGAACAACCCTTTTCCATACACGAACAGTGAAAAACGATACCATACATGGAATTATCATTTAAGGAAGCATTTCGGACATAAAGTCTTTAAGATAGCCCTTGACGGCGGGTTCGACTGTCCGAACAGGGACGGCACGGTCGCACATGGCGGATGCACATTTTGCAGTGCTGCAGGCAGCGGCGACTTTGCGGGAAACCGGGCTGATGACCTCATCACCCAATTTCATCAAATACGGGACAGAACGCACAAAAAATGGAAAGACGGCAAATATATGGCCTATTTTCAGGCGTTTACGAACACGCATGCCCCAGTCGACGTTCTTCGTGAAAAATACGAAACCGTGCTTGGCCTCGACGGTGTAGTCGGCCTTTCGATCGCCACACGGCCGGATTGCCTGCCGGATGATGTCGTCGAATATCTTGCAGAGCTGAATGAACGGACATACCTTTGGGTGGAGCTCGGGCTGCAAACCGTTCATGAACGGACGGCAGACTTGATCAACCGCGCCCATGATTTCCAATGCTATGTCGATGGCGTCAACAAACTGAGAAAACACGGAATACGCGTCTGCTCACATATTATTAACGGCCTTCCGCAGGAAGACTACGCTATGATGATGGAAACGGCTCAAGCGGTGGCAAACCTTGATGTACAAGGCATTAAAATTCATCTGCTGCACCTTTTAAAAGGAACGCCGATGGTGAAGCAATATGAAAAAGGCAAATTGACGTTTCTTTCCCAAGATGAATACGTCCAGCTTGTTTGCGACCAGCTGGAAATTCTGCCTCCGGAGATGATCATCCACAGAATCACAGGCGACGGACCGATTGAATTAATGGTCGGACCGATGTGGAGCGTCAACAAGTGGGAGGTATTGAACGCCATCAACGGTGAACTCGAAAAGCGCGGAAGCTACCAGGGAAAACGGTTTAACAAAACGAAAGAGGAAGCGATGTCATGACGCTGAAGAACATTTTGCCATACTCAAAAGAGCTGCTGAAATCAGCAGCCGGAGAAGGAGATATCGTCATTGACGCGACGATGGGAAACGGTCATGATACTTATTTTCTGGCTGAACTTGTCGGCGAAAGCGGACATGTTTATGCTTTTGACATCCAGGAATCCGCGTTGGAGAAGACCGCTGAAAGGCTTGGTCAAACATACGGGAAAAGGGTCACATTGTTTCAAAAAAGCCATGATGAGTTGATCTCCGCACTCCCGTCCGAGGCTTTTGGCCGGGTGGCGGCTGCCGTCTTTAACCTCGGCTATCTGCCGGGCGGAGACAAATCGGTCACAACGAAAAGCGAATCAACCATCTCAAGCATCAGACAGCTTTTAGAGGTTTTACAAGAAGGCGGGCTGATCGTTTTGGTCGTGTATCACGGCCATCCGGAAGGAAAGCGGGAAAAAAGCGATCTCCTTGATTTTTGCGCCTCCATTGACCAGGATGCGGCCCGCGTCCTCTGTTATCAATATTTAAATCAGCGAAATGATCCGCCGTTTATTATCGCGATTGAAAAAAAAGCTCAAATCAACCAATGATTTGGGCTTTCTGTTTGTTTTTATATTGCCGCATCTAGGAGCTTTTAATCCAGGGCATTTTTTGAATTTTACGATAGGCCCTGCCATTGATATAGAAGAAAAAGGATGTTTTGCCGCTCGCTTTGATCAGCCTTTTCGCCAGCCGACCGATCTCCTTTTGCCCCGCGACTTTGTCATCTGACAAATAAACACCTAAAAGACCTCTGTTGATCAAGCGGTGGAAGTTTTCATGCGGAATACCGCGCAGATGCTCATCGGCCATTTGGATGAAATGTTCAAGCCTCTCCATCATCTCTGAATGTGACGGATAATATGTGCAAAAGTTCAAATCCCCGCCGATTAAATCCTCCTCTTGATCAATTAAATAATCGAGAAGGATGTGCAGCCCTTGTATGTATGGAAAATAACTGTCGCGTATTTTTCCCGCCATCGCTTTTGTAAAATCGGAATGGACCGAATAAGAGACTAGGCAAAAGATGCCGAGCGTTGAGCCTGCACATGCCGAAAACTCGTACCACTCCATTTCAGGCAAAGCGGATTTATAATTGTTAAACCATGCTTCAAGCCGCGGAACGCGTTCATGCTCAACCACGTGCTTATGGACTTGCAGATCACAGTAATAGCTGCAAAGTTCGAGGAGATGATCTTTGATGACATCATAATTTTCAATCTCAATCAGCACATCCTGGCACGTTTTGACCAGATCGTGCAGATAGCCGCCGTCATCCTGGTCTTCTCGAAACCGATAATAGTTCTTCAGTTCGGCTCCGACCGTCAATGCGTCTTTCATCGACTGATGGAGCATTGTAAAGTCATCCGGATCAAGAGAGGTGCTGCGGTCGCATAAATTGTCCAGATAGTCGCTTATCGTTTGATAGGCGGTAATAAACCGAATGGACTTGCTGATTTGTCTGCCTGAAAGAAGCGCCATAATGCCGCCCCCTTCACAGTGAAAGGTTTTGTCTCTGATGCTGGCCAACGCCTGCAATTTCAGCTCTGGATTTTGAATATGTTCAGCTTTGGCCCGCCATTTGTCCAATTCCTGATGGACGAGCGGAAAAACCTCTCTGTAAACTTTCGCCATTAATCCAAATGGATGTTCCGGTACTGACAAAGAATGCACCTCCATTATGTGATATGTTGTTCAGCAAACGCTTTGGCCGCTTTAAAAACGTCCTCCCGTTCAGGCTCATTAAAGATTTCATGATACAAGCCCTCCCACTCCCTGTATGTCTTGTTGCGGGAAGCGAGCTGGTCAAACCATTTGAGCACCATTTTTTTGTCGACGAGCCAGTCAGTCCCCCCCTGCATGACAAGCAAAGGGATATTGAGAAAGGCGTCGGTCGGCTCCATCGCGCTTTGAATCGCTTTTAATATCTCCTGATACCATCTGACGGAAACTTTTGTGATATATAATGAATCATTGATATCCACTTCGATGACTTCTTTATTTCTCGTTGCTTTATCAGGCGTTATCCCGGATTCAAATCTGAGGGAAGGAGCCACAACATTAAGCCCTTTTGATATCACATCGAGAAATTTGTTCGGCTTCAATTGCAGCCCGAGACAAGGGGATGATAAAATGAGACCG is a window encoding:
- a CDS encoding FtsX-like permease family protein translates to MSFRQLVFNNVLRNKRLYAGYFLSSAFSVMLFFVYSMLAFHPNLNLEKSGTLGSGAQTGMYFAQFIIYVFTFFFILYSMGILLKTRKKEFGIMSMFGMTNMQLKFLVFLENLLIGFASTISGIAAGLVLSQGILALGSKLLDIDYSLGFYWPLKAIGVTFFSFMALFLFISFFTAAILKNSSIISLLKGTAKPKPDPAVSPFLTVLAVVLLIGGYTAALLVRGIMVLAAMIPVTIAVIIATYLLFSQLSVFLIKLSKKKKQFYWKKTNLITLSDLAYRLRDNARMFFIVTIVSTVACTAIGTLVGLRSLLLQMEEDKPEAAIQYESPAGGSHQQNDIQMIERLLNKEKIHYEKTIMSIKNETDVSTSNKLTILKASDYNKVIESHKQSIDLAGSQAVFLFNKGMSAAKKSEWTLEESQKKIHVIQSQAVPAPLLKFTGYNGALIVSDDLYAQLGNGENERKVYAYDIADWKQTEKVSKEIQHKLESSLKDDAYHFQAKALYFNEIKQQMGHVLFAGLFIGAVFFAAAGSFLYFRIYTDFENDRAQLQAIEKLGLTEQEMSNIITTQLMLLFFVPIGVALTHGAVALTALEHVFEAAGVSLIKESAFVLGAFLLIQCMYFLFIRFQYLKQLKNAIYHDGGVSK
- a CDS encoding ABC transporter ATP-binding protein, translating into MNSNEVLVKTKGLTKQFGEQVSVDHLNLEIERGQIFGFLGPNGAGKTTTIRMLLGLMKPTEGEVRLFGKSFAKDRLAILSKVGALVESPSYYGNLTGYENLKLSSKILGVSDQRIQEVLDIVRLKEAANKQVKQYSLGMKQRLGIGLALLGSPELLILDEPTNGLDPSGIHEIRQLIKRMPEDFGITVIISSHNLAEIEMVATHVGIIQTGKLKFHGKLAKLQDENKPVLEIKVNDPKKAKELLSEQQIKADLRHDVLCIPDFEDDPADLNSLLVQNGLKVSHLFVKVRTLEEIFLELTGGKGAL
- a CDS encoding ABC transporter permease gives rise to the protein MFWTIMRAELMKLKQSRIAFPVILAPLLIVLLQLANFFVRYDSVVKPGADPWTIFIAQHLSMWALLILPILVAILSGMVVSIENTNNSWKYMFSLPFKRGYLYFVKVALVLFFIIISSVILGIGMIASAMLLNLSGAVPVDDLVKTIGAALLGTFAVLAVQFWLSIRFKNSGIPLGVAICATVAAIFFVQSTFTHWLPWVYPYLTLPITLNEGTNVMWYICQSLIVGIICLWAGCREFVRRDV
- a CDS encoding ABC transporter permease — protein: MKFTHVMQMELLKLKRSYVWLLMIIAPLIMVIFGAFNFVRYKEVFLQGDAVPWDKLLGQVVVFYAMLLLPLSIAVMAVWLARIEHSENNWKHLFVLPIKYVHIYVAKTIVHILLVGISMLFFFAGMVVAGKIVDIGTIPYHSLAISVLLCWITCLPILAVQMLLSIRFHSLGVPVGVGLAASIAGMVISNSSYGKYYLWSLPSLTLNPGTGGNELPGYSYFLSISLISFLIIFVIGFAMFRRRDVQ
- a CDS encoding YtzC family protein is translated as MATRQSVGEHIQRSEDAYEYALSQFETASRQEHYNEIEYSEAQQKLEDAVNDLNKLSLFSNEQQREEIYRKRLQLQTLQNNMILQRSFERPH
- a CDS encoding alpha/beta hydrolase; protein product: MWCMEAERPVASIVIVHGACEHSGRYKWLSEMWRSSGYNVVMGDLPGQGTSTRDRGHIRTFQEYIDEVDKWIDRAKAFQVPVLLLGHSMGGLIAIEWFKQRQSDVAGLILSSPCLGLQLKPNKFLDVISKGLNVVAPSLRFESGITPDKATRNKEVIEVDINDSLYITKVSVRWYQEILKAIQSAMEPTDAFLNIPLLVMQGGTDWLVDKKMVLKWFDQLASRNKTYREWEGLYHEIFNEPEREDVFKAAKAFAEQHIT
- a CDS encoding class I SAM-dependent methyltransferase, with translation MTLKNILPYSKELLKSAAGEGDIVIDATMGNGHDTYFLAELVGESGHVYAFDIQESALEKTAERLGQTYGKRVTLFQKSHDELISALPSEAFGRVAAAVFNLGYLPGGDKSVTTKSESTISSIRQLLEVLQEGGLIVLVVYHGHPEGKREKSDLLDFCASIDQDAARVLCYQYLNQRNDPPFIIAIEKKAQINQ
- a CDS encoding type A2 lanthipeptide — translated: MEELKNTVVTLSDEELKEAAGAAGCGWACTITDDCPNSVFVCC
- a CDS encoding TIGR01212 family radical SAM protein (This family includes YhcC from E. coli K-12, an uncharacterized radical SAM protein.), producing the protein MHQNNPFPYTNSEKRYHTWNYHLRKHFGHKVFKIALDGGFDCPNRDGTVAHGGCTFCSAAGSGDFAGNRADDLITQFHQIRDRTHKKWKDGKYMAYFQAFTNTHAPVDVLREKYETVLGLDGVVGLSIATRPDCLPDDVVEYLAELNERTYLWVELGLQTVHERTADLINRAHDFQCYVDGVNKLRKHGIRVCSHIINGLPQEDYAMMMETAQAVANLDVQGIKIHLLHLLKGTPMVKQYEKGKLTFLSQDEYVQLVCDQLEILPPEMIIHRITGDGPIELMVGPMWSVNKWEVLNAINGELEKRGSYQGKRFNKTKEEAMS
- a CDS encoding tetraprenyl-beta-curcumene synthase family protein is translated as MSVPEHPFGLMAKVYREVFPLVHQELDKWRAKAEHIQNPELKLQALASIRDKTFHCEGGGIMALLSGRQISKSIRFITAYQTISDYLDNLCDRSTSLDPDDFTMLHQSMKDALTVGAELKNYYRFREDQDDGGYLHDLVKTCQDVLIEIENYDVIKDHLLELCSYYCDLQVHKHVVEHERVPRLEAWFNNYKSALPEMEWYEFSACAGSTLGIFCLVSYSVHSDFTKAMAGKIRDSYFPYIQGLHILLDYLIDQEEDLIGGDLNFCTYYPSHSEMMERLEHFIQMADEHLRGIPHENFHRLINRGLLGVYLSDDKVAGQKEIGRLAKRLIKASGKTSFFFYINGRAYRKIQKMPWIKSS
- a CDS encoding ABC transporter ATP-binding protein → MDILKVKNLSKVYNGKVPYQALSNIGLTVKEGEFVGIMGPSGSGKTTFLNVISTIDTPDSGDVLINGENVRNLSKKKLALFRRRELGFVFQDFNLLKTLTVIENIVLPLTLEGTDVKEMEERAVAIAKKLGIGHILNKRTYEISGGQSQRTAIARAIIHQPKLILADEPTGNLDSKSAKDVLEILKKINREDRVTMMMVTHDPLAASYCDRIIFIKDGTLYNEIYKEEDQQAFFNRILTVLSAIGGNKDELSPTGVQ